The Epinephelus lanceolatus isolate andai-2023 chromosome 14, ASM4190304v1, whole genome shotgun sequence genome has a window encoding:
- the olig1 gene encoding oligodendrocyte transcription factor 1 — MNVLSNPVIRAQEQSLPLCGPSSVQDLPHCPPGFNLSSRLNPAPMLGPQGGQRPTKPQRELSPEEQQELRRKINSRERKRMQDLNIAMDALREVMVPYASSPSSASSSQSHQPGAPPGRRLSKISTLVLARNYILLLGSSLQEMRRLLGEVSVGMGVNTGPVPRLLLTGGWPLISGPSQLLLTQESLLTSAASSSSSSSASSSSAAKCSLLSPGPMEASLAPVQWSSAGASGGPLCPCGVCRLPRFSHSTPAPRFPK, encoded by the coding sequence ATGAATGTGCTGTCCAACCCAGTGATCAGAGCCCAGGAGCAGTCTCTACCTCTCTGTGGCCCCAGCTCTGTCCAGGACTTACCCCACTGCCCTCCAGGGTTCAACCTGAGCTCCCGCCTGAACCCTGCGCCTATGCTCGGCCCCCAGGGCGGCCAAAGACCAACCAAACcacagagggagctgagcccagaggagcagcaggagctcAGAAGGAAGATCAACagcagggagaggaagaggatgcaGGACTTAAACATTGCCATGGACGCCCTGAGGGAGGTCATGGTGCCTTACGCCTCCTCACCAtcttctgcctcctcctctcagTCCCACCAGCCCGGAGCTCCTCCAGGCCGCAGGCTCTCCAAGATCTCCACCCTGGTTTTGGCCAGGAACTACATCCTCCTACTGGGCTCGTCTCTGCAGGAGATGCGGCGGCTGCTGGGGGAGGTAAGCGTCGGGATGGGGGTGAACACAGGACCGGTCCCCcggctgctgctcactggaggGTGGCCCCTCATCTCCGGCCccagccagctcctcctcacCCAGGAGTCCCTCCTCACCTCAgcagcttcctcctcctcctcttcctctgcttcaTCCTCCTCTGCTGCCAAATGTTCCCTGTTGTCGCCGGGCCCCATGGAGGCCTCGCTGGCTCCTGTGCAGTGGAGCTCTGCAGGGGCCTCAGGAGGGCCCCTGTGCCCCTGTGGAGTCTGCAGACTGCCCAGATTTAGCCACTCTACTCCGGCTCCAAGATTCCCAAAGTGA